In a genomic window of Periophthalmus magnuspinnatus isolate fPerMag1 chromosome 3, fPerMag1.2.pri, whole genome shotgun sequence:
- the LOC117392926 gene encoding myocyte-specific enhancer factor 2A-like isoform X2, whose protein sequence is MGRKKIQITRILDERNRQVTFMKRKFGLMKKAYELSVLCDCEIALIIFNSSNKLFQYASTDMDKVLLKYTEYNEPHESRTNADIVEALNKKEHRGCDSPDADSSYVLTPSTEEKYKKINEEFDHMMRTHKISAGHAPPVFMHGISYSSSVGGASAVSDSGLLTVAHNQLQRNTSPQRPPSAGPTGGHQGSSDLILHNGAGNIVNGYLGPSSGSSMGKILPPKSPTSKSKTDLRVVIPQSKNMTQNNHRQSSQPLSTPVVSMTTPSLHQSLVYSGSSSAYNNDYPQLSGFTSPSGPSLSTMATWQQHQLNSLSRFQFDHQCKP, encoded by the exons ATGGGAAGAAAAAAGATTCAAATCACCCGGATACTCGATGAAAGAAATCGACAG GTAACGTTTATGAAAAGAAAGTTCGGTTTGATGAAGAAGGCCTACGAGCTCAGTGTTCTCTGTGACTGTGAGATTGCCTTGATCATCTTCAACAGCTCCAACAAGCTCTTTCAGTACGCCAGCACAGACATGGACAAAGTTCTGCTCAAATACACAGAGTACAACGAGCCACACGAAAGCAGGACCAACGCTGACATTGTGGAG GCTCTGAATAAGAAAGAGCACCGCGGCTGTGACAGTCCGGATGCAGACTCCTCTTACGTCCTCACGCCGAGTACAGAGGAAAAGTACAAGAAGATAAATGAGGAGTTTGACCACATGATGAGGACACACAAAATT TCCGCAGGTCACGCTCCCCCAGTCTTCATGCATGGCATATCCTACAGCAGCAGTGTGGGGGGAGCCTCAGCCGTGTCGGACAGCGGCCTCCTCACAGTTGCTCACAACCAGCTCCAGAGAAACACCTCCCCCCAGAGACCTCCTAGCGCTGGACCCACAG GTGGTCACCAGGGAAGCTCAGACCTGATCTTGCATAATGGAGCTGGTAACATTG tGAATGGTTATTTAGGTCCATCCAGTGGCAGCAGCATGGGGAAAATCTTGCCGCCCAAATCTCCAACATCCAAAAGCAAGACAGACCTGAGAGTTGTCATCCCCCAgtccaaaaacatgacacag AATAATCATAGACAGTCCAGTCAGCCACTGTCCACTCCTGTGGTCTCCATGACGACTCCCAGCCTGCACCAGAGCCTAGTCTACTCAGGGAGCAGCTCTGCCTATAACAATG ATTACCCTCAGTTGTCAGGCTTCACCTCCCCTTCAGGCCCTTCTCTGAGCACCATGGCAACATGGCAGCAACACCAGCTAAACTCTCTGAG CAGGTTCCAGTTTGACCATCAATGCAAACCATAA
- the LOC117392926 gene encoding myocyte-specific enhancer factor 2A-like isoform X1, whose protein sequence is MGRKKIQITRILDERNRQVTFMKRKFGLMKKAYELSVLCDCEIALIIFNSSNKLFQYASTDMDKVLLKYTEYNEPHESRTNADIVEALNKKEHRGCDSPDADSSYVLTPSTEEKYKKINEEFDHMMRTHKISAGHAPPVFMHGISYSSSVGGASAVSDSGLLTVAHNQLQRNTSPQRPPSAGPTGGHQGSSDLILHNGAGNIVNGYLGPSSGSSMGKILPPKSPTSKSKTDLRVVIPQSKNMTQNNHRQSSQPLSTPVVSMTTPSLHQSLVYSGSSSAYNNDYPQLSGFTSPSGPSLSTMATWQQHQLNSLSSTGSSLTINANHNINIKAEPLSPPRDHLNQSRYMGVSHRVAPPSNSASSSSIQAEVGRSPTDSIGSSCSSQEGGTSDRDEHPHRADFHSLTVGHMSRAEGRESPTFKRMRMDSWVT, encoded by the exons ATGGGAAGAAAAAAGATTCAAATCACCCGGATACTCGATGAAAGAAATCGACAG GTAACGTTTATGAAAAGAAAGTTCGGTTTGATGAAGAAGGCCTACGAGCTCAGTGTTCTCTGTGACTGTGAGATTGCCTTGATCATCTTCAACAGCTCCAACAAGCTCTTTCAGTACGCCAGCACAGACATGGACAAAGTTCTGCTCAAATACACAGAGTACAACGAGCCACACGAAAGCAGGACCAACGCTGACATTGTGGAG GCTCTGAATAAGAAAGAGCACCGCGGCTGTGACAGTCCGGATGCAGACTCCTCTTACGTCCTCACGCCGAGTACAGAGGAAAAGTACAAGAAGATAAATGAGGAGTTTGACCACATGATGAGGACACACAAAATT TCCGCAGGTCACGCTCCCCCAGTCTTCATGCATGGCATATCCTACAGCAGCAGTGTGGGGGGAGCCTCAGCCGTGTCGGACAGCGGCCTCCTCACAGTTGCTCACAACCAGCTCCAGAGAAACACCTCCCCCCAGAGACCTCCTAGCGCTGGACCCACAG GTGGTCACCAGGGAAGCTCAGACCTGATCTTGCATAATGGAGCTGGTAACATTG tGAATGGTTATTTAGGTCCATCCAGTGGCAGCAGCATGGGGAAAATCTTGCCGCCCAAATCTCCAACATCCAAAAGCAAGACAGACCTGAGAGTTGTCATCCCCCAgtccaaaaacatgacacag AATAATCATAGACAGTCCAGTCAGCCACTGTCCACTCCTGTGGTCTCCATGACGACTCCCAGCCTGCACCAGAGCCTAGTCTACTCAGGGAGCAGCTCTGCCTATAACAATG ATTACCCTCAGTTGTCAGGCTTCACCTCCCCTTCAGGCCCTTCTCTGAGCACCATGGCAACATGGCAGCAACACCAGCTAAACTCTCTGAG TTCAACAGGTTCCAGTTTGACCATCAATGCAAACCATAACATCAACATAAAAGCTGAGCCGCTGTCCCCACCTCGCGACCACCTGAACCAGTCCAGGTACATGGGTGTGTCTCACAGAGTGGCCCCTCCCTCTAACTCCGCTAGCTCCTCCTCCATTCAGGCGGAGGTGGGCAGGTCACCCACAGACAGCAttggctcctcctgcagctctCAAGAGGGTGGTACCAGTGACCGGGACGAGCACCCACACAGAGCAGATTTCCACTCACTTACTGTTGGACACATGAGCCGtgcagagggcagagagagccCCACTTTCAAACGCATGCGGATGGACAGTTGGGTGACCTAA